The nucleotide window AGTCTGCTGACCATTTTGGCCAGGTTTCCAGAAATCAGGCTCATATTCAGGCCTGCTTAAGGGCGTTCCGGTATAATTTTTTTCTTTTTTCTACCCTATTCATACCTTTTTCGTAGCACAATATTTCCCGAAAGGTCAAACCGCATGACAGCCGGATGAAATTATCACCTGGTCAAAATAGCAGATGGCCGCCTATAAATATCCCCGGGTGGTGAATATCCGTAAATCCCTGCCAATGACTGCCACCGGCAAAATCCTTAGAAAAGAACTCAAGGCCGAAGCCATAGAAAAAAGCTGACAATTTCCCGACAATCTCAATAAAAGGGCGCCACATATGTGGCGCCCGGACGCTATGGTCAACACTACGATTTGAATCTATTATTGTAATTACAACCTTCGTCGCTCAAAAAAGAAAAAGAGGGCAAATCCACAACCGATGAAAACGATGATGAACAGCCAATGATTGACACCAAAAACCTGAGGCAGGGTAATTTTGCCATAATTTCCCCAGGTGAAGACCGTTTTTTTCAACATTGGGTAGGCTTCGGCAAACAACACCGCCCCCACCAGCATGCCGACAATACCTGCCAAGGCGTCCAGACGACCTTCTCCCAGGGCTCCCAGTGCAGTACCGGGGCAATAACCCAATAATCCCCAGCCAGCCCCGAAGATTAAGCCACCGATGATATTGGCCCCCAGGATGGTCGGCTTGACCGATAAACTGACCATACCCATATCCAGGAGCAGGTAGATGCCCACCGTGCCCACCAGAATAGCGGAAAACATGAATTTGACAATTGTCATATCCTGCAGCCGCATGGCACCTACCTGTTTATCATAGCGCAATACCCTGGCTTTTTGGAGCAAAACCCCAAAGATAATACCGGTAATCAAACCATAGACAAGCATCTTCATGATCAGCTCCTGCCATAGATCAGGCGGGCAACAACAATCCCACCGGCAAAAAAACAGACAACCGCGATAAAACCGCTTACCGAAAGCTGCAGCGAACCGCTCAGCCCATGCCCGCTGGGTCAGCCACCGGCAAGACGAGCCCCGAACATGGCAATGACTCCGCCGACAAAAGCCACCAGAAAACGTTTACCGATGCTATTGCCAAAGCGGCTCTGCCACATGGTCGGCGTTGCCTGGACTTTAAAGGTGGCGGAACTTATCGCAGAAATAAAAGCACCGACCAGAATCCCGATGACAAACATCCACTGCCAGTCAATTTTTGGACTTTTTTTGACAAAATAGGCCACCTTCTCCACATGCTCGGGCAAAACAATTTTTTCCAGCATCCCGGCCGAGCGCACAAAAGCGGTGGAAGCGCCAAAGTATTTTCCAGCAATCAGCACGGAAAAAACAATGAGCAGTCCGCTCAGCGCACCGGCTACGTAGGGACTCCAACCTTGATCATTATCTTTCATGACCCCTCTCCATTATTCTTTTCTAACAATATATGGCAACTTCGTCCATAACTTTCTTGGAAATTTCTCGTTTCATTTTTCAGGAAGGCACCTCCAAATCGAAACGGTCAAGGTTCATTACTTTATTCCACACCGCTACAAAGTCATGCAGGAACTTCTCCTGGGAGTTCTCACATCCGTAGACTTCCGCCAAGGCCCGGAGTTGGGAGTTCGAACCGAAGATGAGATCGATACGGGTACCGGTCCACTTGAGTTCGCCACTCTTGCGATCACGACCCTCGAACACCTGTTCATCTTCCGAGGTTGCCTTCCACGTCGTGCTCATATCGAGCAGATTCACGAAAAAGTCGTTGGTGAGCGTCTCGGGCTGCCGGGTAAAGACACCGTGCGG belongs to Pseudomonadota bacterium and includes:
- a CDS encoding DUF6691 family protein, with protein sequence MKMLVYGLITGIIFGVLLQKARVLRYDKQVGAMRLQDMTIVKFMFSAILVGTVGIYLLLDMGMVSLSVKPTILGANIIGGLIFGAGWGLLGYCPGTALGALGEGRLDALAGIVGMLVGAVLFAEAYPMLKKTVFTWGNYGKITLPQVFGVNHWLFIIVFIGCGFALFFFFERRRL
- a CDS encoding YeeE/YedE thiosulfate transporter family protein codes for the protein MKDNDQGWSPYVAGALSGLLIVFSVLIAGKYFGASTAFVRSAGMLEKIVLPEHVEKVAYFVKKSPKIDWQWMFVIGILVGAFISAISSATFKVQATPTMWQSRFGNSIGKRFLVAFVGGVIAMFGARLAGGUPSGHGLSGSLQLSVSGFIAVVCFFAGGIVVARLIYGRS